A region of the Phaseolus vulgaris cultivar G19833 chromosome 11, P. vulgaris v2.0, whole genome shotgun sequence genome:
taaaaacaccaaggTGAAGTGTTCCcatctgataccggggctagttattcatacttgaggagggggcgtcccaaaggaatcccttaacccttgCTCAAGGACTAAACTCCCGGATTTTACCTTATCGAAcatctgataccggggctagctattcatacctgaggagggggcgtcccgaaggaatcccttaacccctgcccAGGGACTAAGCTCCCGAATTGCACCTTGTGTTGAACATACCTGTCATCTTGACTTCTAGGCGCACACACGTGTTCTTACTACTTGCTTTCGAATTCTGATGTCTGCTCCCTATTTGGCGATGCTTACGTTTGGTGACGCCTCACCTTGGCCACTCTTTATCTTGGCGATGTTCTACCTTGGCGACATCTCATTTTGGCGACGCcccatcttggcgatgcctcatattggcgacgcctcatcttggcgacgcctcatcttggcgatgtCCCACCTTGGCGATATCTCATTTTAGCGACGCCCCTTCCTTGGCGACGTCTGACGCCGCCTTGGGTCtttgtcttttatttctttaaccTTTGGTCTTACACTTTGAGTGGGAGGAGAAAAAACTAAGACAAAGTTTtcttgaacttttttttttttttttacttgggtgacctcattaaaaacccccgagagggaaaaagagtgtcccctttacaactTGTATTTTACTCTTAACCGTCataacttaactgaaataaaatttcaaattggccgcattccagctgcgtggaatgggacctccttccaaagtctctagatTAACCATTCCCCTTGGCTTTGGTGTCTCTGAAGGGTCCGATCGATTTGGGAGATAACTTATTCTCTAGCtcatatgggtgagccttcctcatgactaagTCACCAACCTGGAATTGCCGCGGCTTCACCTTGGAGCTATACtgtcgctccactcttctctttactgcctcggcctttattcttgcttcctccctggcttcgtctagtaagTCTAGGTTCACtcgcctttcttcattggactcttcagccacaaaattctggtaacgtggcgagctttcgtggaTCTCAATTGGGATCATCGCGTCTGACCCATATACTAGACTGAAAGGCGTTTCCATGGTGGCGGATTGGGgtgtggtgtggtacgcccatacaatccttggcacttcctctgcccacgcccctttagctttctctaatcttctcttcagccctctcagcaaaactctattcgctgactctacttgtccattcgtctgagggtgttcgactgatgcaaacacttgcttgatgcctacctctgcgcacaggtttctcagctgttggcttgcaaactgggtgccattgtcggacaCCAGCCGCCTAGGCATACcgaagcgacacacgatgttcttccaaacaaagtgttgcaccttgtgcgcagtaatctgggccacgggctctgcctctatccatttggtgaagtattcaatggtgacgatcaagtacttcatctgtcttatcgccagtgggaatgggcttaggatgtcgattccccacgtatgaaaggGACATGGACTATATATGGATCTCAACTCCTCtggtggcgccttgtgccaatcagcgtgcctttgacactgcttgcaacgctgggcgtgccgcacgcaatcctctttcactgttggccagtagAAGCCATCACGTATCACTTTAGAAGCTAAAGAccttcctcccacgtggctcccgcaaataccttcgtggagttcagccattatcctagtgcactcgtcgccgcttacgcatgTCAGGATCGGGTGtgtgaacccgtgtctgaacaataTCCCGTCTACCAGGGTATATCTTGTAGCGttcctcttaatcttcttgCCTTCTTCTGGTTCCGCTGGGAGAATCCCATCCGCTAGGTACCGCCTGTATGGTGTCATCCAAGTGTCTCCCTCGGCCAAAGTATATATCTGTGTATGCTTTCCTTCCTCAGGTGCGTCCGCatatgtgctgatgcggggtGCCTTCATCGTATCTTGAGTcaaagaacgatgactcctCGGTCTCCCTCTCGCTGTACAAATatggaggacgtccaccctattatcttccacgaattttcacggagctttgagcgtctcttggattactgtcctctgtctgccccccttgcctgagctagTCAGCTTGGCAAGTAGGTCaactctggcattctgctcccttgggataTGTACTAGCTCAAGAGCGCTAAATGCTCCTTTCAGCAGCTGGACATAcctcagatacgccgccatttGTGGGTGCTTAGCTTGAAATTCTCCCGAGACTTGCCCTGTGATCAGCTGTGAATCACTCTTTACCaagaggttctgtgcgcccatctccttggccaggagcatcccTGCGATCAATGCCTCATACTCAGCTTGGTTATTGCTCGCTTTAAAAGCGAAACGTAGagcttgctcgatcagcacaccattaggtccctccaagactattcctgcTCCACTTCCTTGTTGATTGGAGGAGCCATCGACTGAGAGCAACCACTGTGATCCTGACTCCACCTCTTGGTCGCCTCCGGGTGAGAGCTCAGCAACGAAATCCGCATATACCTGTCCTTTGATAGATCCTttgggctcgtactggatgtcaaactctgacagctccaccgcccagcgaaccatccttccaacaacatcaggtttctgcagcacgttctggatggggaggttcgtcatcaccactacTGTAAAACCGTGaaagtagtggcggagcctcctggtCGAGAATACCACGGCCAATGCTGCCTTTTCCAGCGACTGATACCTCATCTatgggccttgcaaggccttactcacaaaatagatgggcctctgtacttggtcctgctcctggactagcacagaactgatggcccgctctgTTACCACAAAGTATAGTCGGAGGGGCACTCCTGCCACTGGTTTGCAAAGCACGGGTGgtgtcgccaagtactctttcaacttgaGGAAAGCTgcttgatggagatcaagctcaagaggacatggaggccaatcaacaagatcaagaagacgtagaggcacaaatgaaggacgcccatggaggtcaaagcccacctcaaaggattacaagaagcatgttcaaagctttaggagttagaggacatttattttctctttttgtaatttctttagttgaaggtgcttagagggaaacattagaaacctcttttgttatagcatcttttaggctttagttaggagctttaggaggggggtgtattagtagataggtgtaggagtagaataggaggtgccaaagtgaatgctttgcaaataggcgccggttctagaatgttttaggagggaattttgaaattgtttagcttgcattttcagcaccttaggctataaatagaggtgctctctttgtaaaattcagattggaattaatctaagaaaactctactcaaattttgagtgaactttggagagcttttggagccttcttctctagtcttatcttgatggatcaatggagtcctcaagtggcggcatcactcttatctaggagcattccacacttctagtggcgagttcatccatcatccttccatcctcatgagcattctcttctccttccttccttctctttcaattgtttt
Encoded here:
- the LOC137807565 gene encoding uncharacterized protein, whose translation is MRYQSLEKAALAVVFSTRRLRHYFHGFTVVVMTNLPIQNVLQKPDVVGRMVRWAVELSEFDIQYEPKGSIKGQVYADFVAELSPGGDQEVESGSQWLLSVDGSSNQQGSGAGIVLEGPNGVLIEQALRFAFKASNNQAEYEALIAGMLLAKEMGAQNLLVKSDSQLITGQVSGEFQAKHPQMAAYLRYVQLLKGAFSALELVHIPREQNARVDLLAKLTSSGKGGRQRTVIQETLKAP
- the LOC137807558 gene encoding uncharacterized protein — its product is METPFSLVYGSDAMIPIEIHESSPRYQNFVAEESNEERRVNLDLLDEAREEARIKAEAVKRRVERQYSSKVKPRQFQVGDLVMRKAHPYELENKLSPKSIGPFRDTKAKGNG